The following are from one region of the Lepeophtheirus salmonis chromosome 8, UVic_Lsal_1.4, whole genome shotgun sequence genome:
- the LOC121123729 gene encoding uncharacterized protein isoform X4, translated as MEESIYWEDLPNGWRKRVVRRKNDPNKWDIAIFTPDKIRIRSRVGLMRYIQEKRIFVDPQFVNFEQPFDDEDSLKKSHNKMKFVKEIETLQKSLKYMKNTTPPSKESSPVPEETVNLSASMEVDKSVGIMLSSKQCRYLKRQFRKLKDMSQSHSEFLAKELKCPQDYISECFSLYKDYIKCQTETNSLLKSSNKDPLEFNEDELMKELEKDYEDFEVLNFEDETVRDHLVVVD; from the exons ATGGAGGAGAGTATTTATTGGGAGGATCTGCCCAATGGTTGGAGAAAGCGAGTCGTTCGCCGTAAAAATGACCCTAATAAATGGGACATTGCTATTTTTACTCCTGATAAAATCAGAATCCGTTCCAGAGTAGGATTAATGCGCTACATTCAGGAAAAAAGGATCtttgttgatcctcaatttgtaaattttgagcAGCCTTTTGATGATGAAGACTCTCTCAAGAAGtcacataataaaatgaaatttgtcaaaGAGATTGAAACTCTAcaaaagtcattaaaatatatgaaaaatacaacACCACC ttCCAAAGAATCATCCCCCGTCCCTGAAGAGACTGTCAACCTCAGTGCATCAATGGAAGTAGACAAATCCGTGGGAATCATGCTCTCATCTAAACAATGCCGTTATCTCAAAAGACAATTTCGTAAATTAAAAGACATGTCACAATCCCATTCAGAGTTTTTAGCCAAAGAGCTCAAGTGTCCTCAGGATTATATCAGCGAatgtttttctctttataaGGACTATATTAAGTGCCAAACTGAGACAAACTCTCTTTTGAAATCCAGTAATAAAGATCCTCTAGAGTTTAATGAAGATGAGCTTATGAAGGAGTTAGAAAAGGACTATGAAGATTTCGAGGTACTTAATTTTGAGGATGAAACTGTCAGAGATCATTTGGTTGTGGTTGACTAA
- the LOC121123727 gene encoding fructose-1,6-bisphosphatase 1 isoform X2, translated as MNLSTNDGSTDTLSQSLMCDLMNKEGGAELVGLVVTLQSICKNISAAVRRAGISRLFGAHGSINIQGEDQQKLDILANQIFIKQLTKSCTTCLLVSEEMDNVVEVEPEKAGNYIVCFDPLDGSNNIDCLASIGSIFAVYKRKTPKGSPPTLEDVLQPGKNLIAAGYALYGSATVMMLSTGSGVDKYILDPSTGEFLLSERNIKISSDRVQYSVNESYSGSWDPKILDFVENKKKGPNPTPQRYIGTFIADFHRTLMYGGIFLYPANKFSPKGKLRLLYECNPASFLMQQAGGIGSTGKEHVLDIKPRTIHDRCPVYLGAIKEIDQLHSFLNVDKLRERIN; from the exons ATGAATTTATCAACAAATGATGGATCCACGGACACATTGTCTCAGTCCCTTATGTGTGATTTGATGAACAAAGAAGGAGGAGCAGAGCTTGTAGGCCTTGTCGTTACACTTCaaagtatttgtaaaaatatatcagcAGCTGTTAGAAGAGCTGGAATCTCAAGATTATTTGGTGCCCATGGTTCTATTAATATCCAA GGAGAGGATCAACAAAAGTTGGACATCCTGGCCAATCAAATCTTTATAAAACAACTCACAAAATCATGTACCACATGTTTGTTAGTCTCCGAAGAAATGGACAATGTTGTTGAGGTGGAACCTGAAAAGGCAGGGAATTATATCGTATGCTTTGATCCTCTGGACGGATCCAATAACATTGACTGCCTGGCCTCAATTGGATCCATTTTTGCAGTGTATAAACGAAAAACACCTAAAGGATCACCTCCAACACTTGAGGATGTACTCCAACCAGGAAAGAATTTAATTGCTGCCGGGTATGCTTTATATGGAAGTGCTACCGTTATGATGCTCTCCACTGGCTCTGGggttgataaatatatattggaccCATCAACAG GTGAGTTTTTACTCAGTGAAAGAAATATCAAGATTTCTTCTGATCGTGTTCAGTACTCTGTCAATGAATCTTATTCCGGCTCTTGGGATCcaaaaattttggattttgttgaaaataagaaGAAGGGTCCAAATCCTACTCCACAAAGATACATCGGAACCTTCATTGCCGACTTTCATCGAACACTAATGTATGGAGGGATATTCCTCTATCCAGCAAATAAATTTTCCCCCAAGGGAAAGCTTCGGTTACTTTATGAATGCAATCCTGCTTCTTTTTTAATGCAGCAAGCGGGAGGTATAGGTTCCACAGGAAAGGAACATGTCTTAGATATCAAACCTCGTACAATTCACGATCGATGTCCAGTCTATCTTGGAGCTATAAAAGAAATTGATCAActccattcatttttaaatgttgataaattgcgtgaaagaattaattaa